One segment of Pseudoalteromonas rubra DNA contains the following:
- the rpmA gene encoding 50S ribosomal protein L27, with amino-acid sequence MAHKKAAGSTRNGRDSESKRLGVKRFGGESVLAGNIIVRQRGTKFHAGTNAGIGKDHTIFAKADGKVVFEQKGPLNRKYVSIIAE; translated from the coding sequence ATGGCACATAAGAAGGCAGCTGGTAGTACTCGTAACGGTCGCGATTCAGAAAGTAAACGCTTAGGTGTTAAGCGTTTCGGTGGTGAATCTGTACTAGCGGGTAACATCATTGTTCGTCAACGTGGTACTAAGTTCCACGCTGGTACTAACGCAGGTATCGGTAAAGACCACACAATCTTCGCAAAAGCAGACGGTAAAGTTGTTTTTGAGCAGAAAGGTCCTTTAAACCGTAAATACGTTAGCATCATTGCTGAGTAA
- the rplU gene encoding 50S ribosomal protein L21, whose translation MYAVFQSGGKQHRVTEGQTIRLEKLDVETGASIEFDSVLLVADGEKIEIGAPFVNGGKITAEVVSHGRGEKIKIVKFRRRKHSRKQMGHRQWFTEVKITGISA comes from the coding sequence ATGTACGCGGTTTTCCAAAGTGGTGGTAAACAGCACCGTGTGACTGAAGGTCAAACAATTCGTCTAGAGAAACTAGACGTTGAGACTGGTGCATCAATTGAATTTGATTCAGTACTTCTTGTAGCTGATGGTGAAAAAATCGAGATCGGTGCGCCGTTCGTAAACGGTGGTAAGATTACAGCTGAAGTTGTATCTCACGGTCGTGGCGAGAAAATTAAGATCGTTAAATTTAGACGTCGTAAGCATTCTCGTAAGCAGATGGGCCACCGTCAGTGGTTCACTGAAGTTAAAATCACTGGCATTAGCGCTTAA
- the ispB gene encoding octaprenyl diphosphate synthase, translating to MDIKAIQRLIEQDMLAVNRLISDQMQSDVALVNQLGLYIVNSGGKRIRPMLALLVAKALGYQGDKHITLATIIEFIHTATLLHDDVVDESALRRGEPTANAEFGNAASVLVGDFIYTRSFQLMVGLENMEVMQILADATNVIAEGEVLQLMNCNDPDTTEQSYMQVIYSKTAKLFEAATMLPAVVLDQSAATKEALKLYGMHLGTAFQLVDDVLDYSANAEQLGKNIGDDLAEGKPTLPLIYAMRHGSEAQVAQIRDAIANGNGLDNLTEILATLEQTEALEHTMERARKESQKAIEQLSVLAESEHKAALISLAKLAVERSY from the coding sequence ATGGATATCAAAGCGATCCAGAGATTGATTGAGCAAGACATGCTTGCCGTTAATCGACTTATCAGCGACCAAATGCAATCTGACGTCGCATTGGTTAATCAACTTGGCTTATATATAGTCAATAGTGGTGGCAAACGGATCCGCCCTATGCTGGCACTTTTGGTGGCCAAAGCATTAGGGTATCAGGGCGATAAGCACATTACACTGGCGACCATCATTGAATTTATCCACACCGCAACTTTGTTGCATGATGATGTGGTTGACGAGTCTGCCCTGCGCCGTGGTGAACCAACTGCCAACGCTGAATTTGGTAATGCCGCAAGTGTTTTGGTTGGTGACTTTATATACACGCGTTCTTTTCAGTTGATGGTCGGACTGGAAAATATGGAAGTGATGCAGATCCTCGCAGATGCAACCAACGTGATTGCTGAAGGTGAAGTGCTGCAGCTGATGAACTGCAATGACCCAGACACGACTGAACAAAGCTACATGCAGGTGATTTACAGCAAAACAGCCAAATTATTCGAAGCGGCAACTATGCTGCCGGCTGTTGTGTTAGATCAATCAGCAGCGACCAAAGAAGCACTTAAATTATATGGCATGCACTTAGGCACTGCTTTTCAGCTCGTAGACGATGTCCTCGATTACAGCGCCAATGCTGAGCAGCTTGGTAAAAATATCGGTGATGATTTAGCCGAAGGCAAACCAACCCTGCCGTTAATTTATGCGATGCGCCACGGCAGTGAAGCGCAAGTTGCACAGATCCGCGATGCCATTGCCAATGGCAACGGGCTTGATAACCTGACGGAGATTCTGGCCACGCTTGAGCAGACAGAGGCGCTGGAGCATACCATGGAACGTGCGCGAAAAGAGTCACAAAAAGCCATTGAACAACTCAGTGTACTAGCTGAGTCAGAACACAAAGCCGCGCTAATTTCATTGGCGAAACTAGCCGTTGAGCGCAGCTACTAA
- a CDS encoding oxidative damage protection protein produces the protein MARTVFCQKLQKEAPGLDFQLYPGEVGERIFNNISKEAWQQWQHKQTMLINEKHLNMMDPEHRQQLEEQMVGFLFEGKEVEIEGYRPKDA, from the coding sequence ATGGCACGTACCGTATTTTGTCAAAAGTTACAAAAAGAAGCTCCAGGGTTAGATTTTCAACTTTATCCGGGAGAGGTTGGCGAACGTATCTTCAATAACATTAGTAAAGAAGCGTGGCAACAGTGGCAGCACAAGCAGACTATGCTGATCAACGAAAAGCACTTAAATATGATGGATCCTGAACATCGTCAACAGCTGGAAGAACAAATGGTGGGTTTTTTGTTTGAAGGTAAAGAGGTTGAAATCGAAGGTTACCGTCCAAAAGACGCATAA
- the mutY gene encoding A/G-specific adenine glycosylase: MTVNNEQAQWFAKQVVDWYQLHGRKTLPWQLEKTPYKVWVSEVMLQQTQVVTVIPYFERFMARFPTIIDLADAPEDEVLHHWTGLGYYARARNLHKTAKIVRDEYQGQFPQTLEAVMALPGIGRSTAGAVLSLSLGQAHPILDGNVKRVLARFFMVEGWYGVKKVENHLWALTDALTPKDRVSEYNQAMMDLGASLCSRSNFDCEACPLVSRCQAHQQGRVKEFPNSKPKKAKPKKAAYHLIVRADDKVLMEKRPSSGIWGGLFGFFEFSELTELETFLAQQGLSGSQQTLSPFVHIFTHFELTITPVVVSLDVTPDCVHDNPLLWYELAQPAEVGLAAPTKKLVKVLKAMG; the protein is encoded by the coding sequence ATGACAGTAAATAATGAGCAGGCCCAATGGTTTGCCAAACAGGTTGTCGACTGGTATCAGTTACATGGGCGTAAAACCTTACCCTGGCAGCTTGAAAAAACCCCATATAAGGTCTGGGTATCAGAGGTGATGTTACAGCAAACTCAGGTGGTTACCGTGATCCCTTATTTTGAGCGTTTTATGGCGCGTTTCCCGACTATCATTGACCTGGCCGATGCGCCGGAGGATGAAGTGCTTCATCACTGGACTGGCCTTGGGTATTACGCACGAGCGCGAAACCTACATAAAACGGCCAAAATAGTCCGTGATGAATATCAGGGTCAGTTCCCGCAAACTTTAGAAGCCGTGATGGCCTTACCGGGAATTGGCCGCTCTACAGCTGGGGCTGTACTCTCTTTGTCTTTGGGTCAGGCGCATCCCATTCTGGATGGCAATGTAAAACGCGTACTGGCACGTTTTTTCATGGTAGAAGGTTGGTATGGCGTCAAAAAGGTCGAAAATCATTTATGGGCACTGACCGATGCACTAACACCTAAAGATCGTGTTTCAGAATATAATCAGGCGATGATGGATTTAGGGGCGAGTCTGTGTAGCCGCAGCAACTTTGACTGTGAGGCTTGTCCGTTAGTCAGTCGTTGTCAGGCACATCAACAGGGCAGAGTGAAAGAGTTTCCTAACTCTAAGCCGAAAAAAGCCAAGCCAAAGAAAGCGGCTTATCATCTGATAGTGCGAGCTGATGATAAAGTACTCATGGAGAAGCGGCCAAGCAGCGGCATTTGGGGTGGCTTGTTTGGTTTTTTTGAGTTCAGTGAACTAACTGAACTGGAAACTTTTTTGGCGCAACAAGGGTTATCGGGTAGCCAGCAAACGCTGTCGCCATTTGTGCATATATTTACGCACTTTGAACTGACCATCACGCCTGTGGTGGTCTCATTAGATGTGACGCCGGATTGTGTTCACGATAATCCACTCTTGTGGTATGAGCTGGCGCAGCCTGCTGAGGTGGGTTTAGCAGCACCAACTAAAAAGTTGGTTAAAGTCTTAAAGGCAATGGGGTAA
- the trmB gene encoding tRNA (guanosine(46)-N7)-methyltransferase TrmB, which translates to MNESSKTALEQAEQEGKYIRKVRSFVKREGRLTKGQAAAIEKCWATMGLEHAQGRLDFTEVFGNDNDVVVEIGFGMGKSLVEMAKNSPDQNFIGIEVHRPGVGACLMEADEQGVTNLRVFEHDAVEVLADCIPDASLAKLQLFFPDPWHKKRHHKRRIVQAEFVEKLRSKLRIGGVFHMATDWENYAEHMLEVMQAAPGFANQSDNNDYVPRPDFRPLTKFEQRGHRLGHGVWDLMFERTA; encoded by the coding sequence ATGAACGAATCGAGTAAAACCGCTCTGGAACAAGCCGAACAGGAAGGCAAATACATTCGCAAAGTACGCAGCTTTGTAAAACGCGAAGGCCGCCTGACCAAAGGGCAAGCTGCCGCCATTGAAAAATGTTGGGCAACGATGGGCCTGGAGCACGCTCAGGGTCGCCTGGACTTTACCGAGGTGTTTGGCAACGACAATGATGTTGTAGTTGAGATTGGCTTTGGTATGGGCAAATCGCTGGTCGAAATGGCGAAAAATTCCCCTGACCAAAATTTTATTGGCATTGAAGTACACCGCCCGGGTGTTGGCGCCTGTCTGATGGAAGCGGATGAACAAGGTGTCACTAACTTACGCGTATTCGAACATGATGCAGTCGAAGTACTGGCTGATTGCATCCCGGATGCCAGCCTGGCGAAACTACAGCTTTTCTTCCCGGACCCTTGGCATAAAAAACGTCACCATAAGCGCCGCATCGTGCAGGCCGAGTTTGTCGAGAAATTACGCTCAAAACTGCGTATTGGTGGTGTTTTCCACATGGCAACCGATTGGGAAAACTATGCAGAGCACATGCTCGAAGTGATGCAGGCAGCACCTGGATTTGCAAACCAGTCTGATAACAATGATTATGTGCCACGTCCTGACTTCCGCCCACTGACTAAGTTTGAGCAGCGCGGTCATCGTCTCGGCCATGGCGTTTGGGATCTGATGTTCGAACGTACAGCCTGA
- a CDS encoding methyltransferase: MQKLTNPSLLLLRNEEELTGQQILVVNHQRDGFLSELKQLNPQANISAFSYDFADHQAADKVANITSYVSHSLPKLNDIDLVIYYYPKSKPEAQMMFDNIRALCSEQTRLLVVGENKGGVKSAEKQLQGKCAAHYKLDSAKHCILYEFAQLQPLAQFDIASYQQTFSINVAGQQFDAVSVPGVFNHGKLDIGTKLLLEHLDLPTKGNMLDFGCGAGIIATFVLNQSPKVRFSCLDVNALALYACEQTLRLNGHEAELVLSDGLRQLKGRFDAIISNPPFHTGIKTDYDIAEGFIKGVTEHMGKGSQLHIVANSFLKYPPLIEACFGQCDTLIKNTKFAVYRARIN; this comes from the coding sequence ATGCAAAAATTAACCAACCCCAGTTTATTACTGCTGCGCAATGAAGAAGAACTGACAGGCCAGCAAATCTTGGTGGTCAACCACCAGCGCGATGGCTTTTTGTCAGAACTAAAGCAATTGAATCCGCAGGCAAATATCAGCGCATTCAGTTATGACTTTGCCGATCATCAGGCTGCCGATAAGGTCGCTAATATCACCAGCTATGTGTCACATAGCCTGCCTAAACTCAACGATATTGACCTGGTCATTTATTATTACCCGAAATCAAAACCAGAAGCACAGATGATGTTCGACAATATTCGTGCCTTGTGCTCTGAGCAAACTCGTTTACTGGTAGTTGGAGAAAATAAAGGCGGCGTTAAATCTGCAGAAAAACAACTGCAGGGCAAATGTGCAGCGCACTACAAACTGGACAGCGCTAAACATTGTATTTTATATGAGTTTGCCCAGCTACAACCCCTGGCGCAATTTGACATTGCCAGCTATCAGCAGACATTTAGCATAAATGTTGCCGGGCAGCAGTTTGATGCAGTCAGCGTTCCGGGCGTATTTAATCATGGTAAACTCGACATCGGTACTAAGTTACTGCTAGAGCACCTTGATTTGCCCACTAAGGGAAACATGCTCGACTTTGGGTGTGGTGCCGGGATCATCGCTACTTTTGTGCTTAACCAGTCACCCAAAGTACGCTTCAGCTGCCTGGATGTAAATGCGCTGGCTCTCTATGCCTGTGAACAAACTTTACGCTTAAATGGTCATGAAGCTGAATTGGTACTCAGTGATGGTCTCAGACAATTGAAAGGCCGCTTTGATGCCATTATCAGTAACCCCCCCTTTCACACCGGTATTAAAACTGACTATGACATTGCAGAAGGGTTTATCAAAGGTGTGACTGAACACATGGGTAAAGGGTCACAGCTTCACATTGTTGCAAATAGCTTTCTGAAGTACCCACCACTGATTGAAGCATGCTTTGGTCAATGCGATACCCTGATCAAAAATACCAAATTTGCCGTCTATCGGGCCCGCATAAATTGA
- a CDS encoding sensor histidine kinase, with protein MGKYATKTSIRKVLISAVMLVTALSLSLSISISTYLDVKKQKQLIINKLEMIAEIIAFNAQVTLIFDDRKTEEKRLKSFDKVDLVKNIHIYAIDDVTNRPVFFTSYNASKTPPVPLKVNQIEELRIPKISEDYIELILPVEYEGNIEGYVYLRGGLEHLAEYINRKILVDIALTLFVLVLVMFVARGIQKRIASPIESLSVLLQDVSKNHNYATRAEKSDIEEINILANNLNIMLTRTQNQLERHQADKLEIKQLNQSLEEKVNQRTIALREANQELLNTLERMHQYQNQIVENEKMASLGQMVAGVAHEVNTPIGLGVTGSTLLRDKLSDIEVAFQQKTLTSKQLERFIKEGIENLDLIYRNLNRAADLISSFKKVAVSQDIEINSDVNITKLLNAVMGAMRTELELKAPQIHLDCPEELTIRSKSGLLQQVFEQLFSNSLLHGFTSNENNEIAIKVNKEDQQLTIVYSDNGIGVPNAIKKRIFDPFVTTRRGEGGSGLGMHLVYNLVTQALGGSITLKEDYKSGTQFVISLPLKGGTQ; from the coding sequence ATGGGTAAATACGCAACCAAAACAAGTATAAGAAAAGTGCTGATCAGTGCCGTCATGCTAGTAACGGCGCTGTCTTTGTCCCTGTCTATCTCAATTTCAACCTATCTCGACGTTAAAAAGCAAAAACAGCTGATCATCAATAAGCTGGAAATGATCGCCGAGATCATTGCATTTAACGCTCAGGTAACGCTGATTTTTGACGACAGAAAAACGGAAGAAAAGCGTCTCAAATCATTTGATAAAGTCGACCTGGTGAAAAACATTCACATCTATGCAATTGATGATGTCACCAATCGGCCGGTCTTTTTCACCAGCTACAATGCCAGTAAAACACCGCCCGTACCGCTCAAGGTCAATCAAATTGAAGAGCTTCGAATACCGAAGATTTCTGAAGATTATATCGAGCTGATCTTGCCTGTTGAGTATGAAGGCAATATAGAGGGCTACGTATATCTGCGTGGTGGGCTCGAGCACCTGGCCGAATACATCAACCGAAAGATACTGGTAGATATCGCTTTAACGCTGTTTGTACTGGTGCTAGTGATGTTTGTTGCACGAGGGATCCAAAAACGAATTGCCAGCCCGATAGAGTCGCTATCTGTATTATTGCAGGATGTTTCAAAGAACCATAACTACGCCACCCGAGCGGAAAAAAGCGACATAGAGGAAATCAATATCCTCGCCAACAACCTCAATATCATGCTGACCCGGACACAAAATCAGCTTGAGCGCCATCAGGCAGATAAGCTGGAAATTAAACAGCTCAACCAAAGCCTGGAAGAAAAAGTCAATCAACGAACCATCGCGCTCAGGGAAGCAAACCAGGAGCTGCTTAATACACTGGAACGTATGCACCAGTATCAGAATCAGATAGTTGAAAATGAAAAGATGGCATCACTGGGCCAGATGGTTGCGGGCGTAGCCCACGAGGTTAATACACCTATTGGTCTGGGTGTCACCGGTTCGACATTATTACGCGATAAACTCAGTGACATTGAAGTGGCTTTCCAGCAAAAAACGCTCACATCAAAACAACTGGAACGATTTATCAAAGAAGGGATCGAAAACCTGGATCTCATTTATCGTAACCTCAATCGGGCCGCAGATCTGATCTCCAGCTTTAAGAAAGTCGCGGTCAGTCAGGACATAGAGATCAATTCAGACGTCAATATCACTAAACTACTCAATGCAGTAATGGGCGCAATGCGCACCGAACTGGAGCTTAAAGCCCCTCAAATTCACCTGGATTGCCCTGAAGAGCTCACCATCAGAAGTAAGTCTGGGTTGCTGCAGCAAGTGTTCGAGCAATTGTTCTCAAACTCGCTATTGCATGGGTTTACCAGCAATGAAAATAACGAAATTGCTATAAAAGTGAACAAAGAAGACCAGCAATTAACGATTGTATACAGTGACAATGGTATTGGCGTGCCAAATGCCATCAAAAAGCGCATATTTGACCCATTTGTTACCACGCGCCGAGGAGAAGGTGGTAGTGGACTGGGCATGCATTTAGTCTATAACCTGGTCACTCAGGCGCTGGGTGGAAGTATCACATTAAAAGAAGACTATAAATCGGGTACTCAATTTGTGATCAGCTTGCCTCTGAAAGGAGGTACACAGTGA
- a CDS encoding YfiR family protein encodes MYLFIFCCLSLFSTFSFAKSPEEIRSAFLYQMAKFIDFPEQKNKKTTRFCFYDIKNGPGAVLYSNRTLKIRLKPIEIIEVKKSESLRELSQRCDITYIDETLEDDILSAWTDTMALSMVTVGESIEFLEGGGIASLVQEGSKIRLYINKQEVTQHNFKVLSRLLAVSKFYPN; translated from the coding sequence ATGTACCTATTTATTTTTTGCTGTCTTTCACTTTTTTCTACGTTTAGTTTTGCGAAATCGCCGGAAGAAATCCGCTCGGCCTTTTTATATCAAATGGCAAAGTTCATTGATTTTCCTGAGCAAAAGAATAAAAAAACGACTCGATTTTGTTTTTATGACATAAAAAACGGACCAGGTGCTGTTTTATATAGTAACCGTACCTTAAAAATACGTTTAAAGCCGATTGAAATAATAGAAGTGAAAAAGTCTGAGTCTTTGCGGGAACTTTCCCAAAGATGTGATATCACATACATTGATGAAACATTGGAAGATGATATACTGTCCGCTTGGACCGATACAATGGCCCTAAGTATGGTAACTGTGGGCGAAAGTATCGAATTTTTGGAAGGGGGTGGGATTGCGTCCTTGGTCCAGGAAGGGAGTAAGATAAGACTGTATATAAACAAGCAAGAAGTCACCCAGCACAACTTTAAAGTGCTTTCCCGGTTGCTTGCCGTCTCCAAGTTTTATCCTAACTGA
- the arcA gene encoding two-component system response regulator ArcA, whose translation MQTPVILIVEDEDVTRLNLVSLFEAEGYKVIEAIDGDDMHEKLTSNDDVNCVIMDINLPGKNGLILARELRQKKNIGLIFLTGRDNDVDRILGLEIGADDYVTKPFNPRELTIRVRNLITRTGSSPEESSIDSNGVITFNGWELDENSRCLTSPTGEAKRLPKGEYRALRLMLDSPGRIFSREQLIKHMTGRELRANDRTVDVTIRRIRKHFETDNNTPELISTIHGEGYRFIGKIDSQ comes from the coding sequence ATGCAAACGCCAGTCATTCTAATTGTTGAGGATGAAGACGTAACTCGACTGAACCTCGTTAGTTTATTTGAAGCCGAAGGTTATAAGGTAATTGAAGCCATTGATGGCGATGATATGCATGAAAAATTGACGTCAAATGACGACGTCAACTGTGTGATCATGGATATTAACCTGCCTGGTAAAAATGGCCTTATCCTGGCTCGTGAGTTACGCCAGAAGAAAAACATCGGTCTTATTTTCTTGACCGGTCGTGACAACGATGTCGACCGTATTCTTGGTCTGGAGATCGGTGCCGACGACTATGTCACTAAGCCTTTCAACCCACGTGAACTTACAATCCGTGTGCGCAACCTGATCACTCGTACCGGCTCAAGCCCGGAGGAGTCTAGTATTGACAGCAATGGCGTCATTACATTTAACGGTTGGGAACTGGATGAGAATAGCCGCTGCCTGACTTCACCAACTGGTGAAGCGAAACGTTTGCCGAAGGGCGAATATCGTGCCCTGCGTCTGATGTTGGACTCACCAGGTCGTATCTTCAGTCGTGAGCAGCTGATCAAGCACATGACAGGTCGTGAGTTGCGTGCCAACGACAGAACGGTAGACGTCACCATTCGTCGTATCCGTAAGCACTTTGAAACCGACAACAACACGCCTGAACTGATCAGCACCATTCATGGTGAAGGCTACCGCTTCATCGGTAAGATCGATAGCCAATAA
- the arcB gene encoding aerobic respiration two-component sensor histidine kinase ArcB: MLDSSFGTWARILSNLIKNYGDRWAGVVAYAFVLIVSLVLACMFYYVALGEVTLVNVLSVVLFAALTSPLLLSVAIYAMRQLDASKEYLESATQQEKLLNQTLKDNINRLNNEIDERKMALHAKHRAIAELRKEISERRKAEQELAQQSMLLRSIVDSSPDLFYYRDERGVFAGCNKKFEQVIGKTSEQLIGHTVQEVFGEQDVPRVLQTDEQVIETQQSINVDVEYPVANENCWFEMRKLPFINDNGEYIGLLAFGRDITSRKEAEQALETAYKDKGKFIATLSHELRTPLNGIVGLTRMLLDTELTKQQKSWCNTVFSSAETLGNIFNDIIDLDKIDREQLDIATDSINVSDFINDVVNFAGLIAEQKALEFNIKRLGMLDIYALLDPTRLRQVLWNLINNAVKFTHRGGVTLECRRENRADGPWLSISVIDTGVGIPSDQQDRIFDMYYKAPDASGNNAIGSGIGLAVTKALVHAMKGTIHVSSMQGEGSRFDVELPLELCSAPNEQSYAGRSLYILLVEDVPLNAEIATNLLEQRGHEVVWAETGEDALSMVETEDELDLILLDMQLPDINGDEIARQIRADSHFDELPIVALTANVRSAEQELQGIDIQGALAKPINTTKLDKMLAELFGIEASKDKQASPQSEPLQLSEQEQALLDVETITDFVSSMGIEPFKRSCDLFARLNPTYHKELDEANQNEDTETYVSVAHKLKGAAGSVGLQNVQLHAKTMELEGAQVDKEQRADWLDELEVKIREGQSALHSLIAKLAENS, from the coding sequence ATGCTTGACTCTTCATTTGGGACTTGGGCCCGAATTTTATCGAATTTGATTAAAAACTACGGAGACCGCTGGGCTGGGGTTGTGGCCTATGCTTTCGTACTGATTGTGTCTCTGGTTTTGGCGTGTATGTTTTACTACGTGGCGCTCGGTGAAGTCACACTGGTCAATGTGTTGTCGGTGGTGTTATTTGCCGCATTAACCTCTCCATTACTGCTTTCTGTTGCTATCTATGCAATGCGTCAGCTGGATGCGTCGAAAGAGTATCTTGAATCCGCCACACAACAAGAAAAACTGCTCAATCAGACACTCAAAGACAACATTAACCGGCTCAATAACGAAATTGACGAGCGGAAAATGGCGCTGCATGCAAAGCACCGGGCAATCGCAGAATTGCGTAAAGAAATCTCGGAGCGGCGCAAAGCTGAGCAAGAGCTGGCTCAGCAGAGTATGTTACTGCGTAGTATCGTAGATTCCTCTCCTGACTTATTCTATTACCGTGATGAGCGGGGCGTATTTGCGGGTTGCAACAAGAAGTTTGAACAAGTCATTGGCAAAACCAGTGAACAACTGATCGGCCACACGGTACAGGAAGTGTTTGGTGAACAGGATGTTCCGAGGGTACTGCAAACTGATGAACAAGTGATTGAGACCCAGCAATCGATTAATGTTGACGTAGAATACCCGGTCGCCAATGAAAACTGCTGGTTTGAGATGCGTAAACTGCCCTTCATTAACGATAATGGGGAATATATTGGGCTGCTGGCGTTCGGTCGTGATATTACCAGTCGTAAAGAAGCGGAGCAGGCACTGGAAACGGCCTATAAAGATAAAGGGAAATTTATTGCCACGTTGAGCCACGAATTACGCACACCGCTCAACGGCATTGTCGGTCTGACACGTATGTTATTGGACACTGAACTGACAAAACAACAAAAAAGCTGGTGCAATACTGTTTTCTCCAGTGCTGAAACTTTAGGTAATATCTTCAATGACATTATCGATCTGGATAAGATAGACAGGGAGCAGCTGGATATTGCCACAGACAGTATTAATGTGTCGGACTTTATCAATGATGTTGTCAACTTTGCAGGCCTGATAGCGGAACAAAAAGCCCTTGAGTTCAATATCAAGCGTTTAGGTATGTTGGATATCTATGCGCTGTTAGATCCAACTCGTTTGCGTCAGGTGTTGTGGAACCTGATCAACAATGCTGTGAAGTTTACTCACCGAGGTGGCGTTACTCTGGAGTGTCGTCGTGAAAACCGTGCTGATGGCCCCTGGTTGTCGATCAGTGTCATCGATACAGGTGTGGGGATCCCTTCTGATCAACAAGATCGCATTTTCGACATGTATTACAAAGCACCCGATGCCAGTGGTAATAATGCCATTGGTTCAGGGATTGGCCTGGCGGTGACAAAAGCGCTGGTGCATGCCATGAAAGGTACAATTCACGTCAGCAGCATGCAGGGGGAAGGCAGTCGCTTTGATGTGGAGCTACCTTTGGAGCTATGCTCAGCGCCAAATGAGCAAAGCTATGCGGGCCGTAGCCTTTACATTTTGTTGGTAGAAGATGTGCCACTGAATGCTGAAATTGCCACTAACTTGCTGGAACAACGTGGACACGAGGTCGTCTGGGCAGAAACCGGGGAAGATGCCTTGTCGATGGTTGAAACTGAGGATGAGTTGGATCTGATCCTACTTGATATGCAGTTACCAGACATCAATGGTGATGAAATTGCGCGGCAGATCCGTGCCGATAGCCACTTTGATGAGTTACCTATCGTAGCACTGACGGCTAATGTGCGTAGCGCAGAGCAAGAGCTGCAAGGAATTGATATTCAGGGCGCACTGGCAAAACCTATCAACACCACAAAGCTGGATAAGATGCTTGCTGAGCTGTTTGGGATAGAGGCAAGCAAAGACAAACAAGCTTCGCCTCAGTCTGAGCCGTTGCAATTGAGCGAGCAAGAGCAAGCGTTGCTGGATGTGGAAACAATCACTGACTTTGTATCATCTATGGGTATAGAGCCCTTTAAGCGCAGCTGTGACTTATTTGCTCGCCTTAATCCGACTTATCACAAAGAGCTGGATGAGGCTAATCAAAATGAGGATACCGAGACCTATGTGTCTGTGGCACATAAACTAAAAGGCGCCGCGGGCTCTGTTGGTCTGCAGAATGTGCAATTGCATGCTAAAACGATGGAGCTGGAAGGTGCTCAGGTAGACAAAGAGCAGCGTGCGGATTGGTTAGATGAACTAGAGGTGAAAATAAGAGAAGGGCAATCTGCCCTTCACTCATTAATTGCAAAGCTCGCTGAAAACTCGTAA